The genomic DNA GCGGGCGTGGGCGCTTGCCGCGGTGCTTCCACGATTTCGACAGTTTCGAGCATCTCGCGCCATCTAGCCAGATGCCGGTCGATCGTCTCGATGTCGTAGAGGTCGGTGTCGCCTTCACACGAGATGCGCCAGCCGTCCGGGCGCCGCACCATAAAAAAGTTGAGGTCGTAGAGCGCGCCCGCATTGAACGAGGGCGAGGTCGTTGCGGCGAAATCCTGGCGGCGTACTTCATCGCCGACGCCTACGAAGCTCTGCTGCAAAGCGAAATTGACGGAGCAAAGCGGCGGGCTATTGTTGTCGGCAGGCTCGCCCGCTATTTCGATCATCTCTTCGAACGGCACGTGCAGATGTTCGATGGCGTCGCTGAGCTTGGCGCCGCATTGCGCGATCACGGAGGCGATGGGGCTGCCAGGCGCAACGTCGAGGCGCAGGATCACCGTATTGATAAGCGGGCCGACCACGCCCTCGAGTTCCTGCTGGTCGCGCACCGACATTTGCGTACTGATCGCGACTTTGCTTTGTCCGGCTGCAGTTTGAAGCGCCATGGCAAGGCCCGAGGCCGCCACGCTAAAGAGCGTGACGCCTTGCGCCTTGGCCGCTGCGATCAGATGCTCGCTCAACGTGTTGGGCAACAGGATCGAGCGAATGATGCCCTGAAAGCGCCGCTCCTGCGGACGCGGGCGATCGCCTGGCACATCGAAGCGCGTGAAACCCTGCAGCTCCTGGCGCCAATGCGCCCGCGCGCGATCGAGCGCGCCGCTGCCGAGAAACTCCTGTTTCCACAGTGCGTAGTCGCCGTGATGAAGCTCGACATCGGGATAGTCGAAATCGTGTCCCGCATACAGCGCGGCGAGACCTTCGACGAGTTCGCGCACTACGATCGCAAAAGACCAGCCGTCCATCACCAGCGAATGGAAAGTCAGCTGCAATTCGCCCTGCGTGCGCGATCTCGGCAGCCACACGGCCCGGAAAAACGAGGACGACGACAGCTCGAACGGCGTGCGAGCCTGCTGGACACCGACACGCTCCGCTTCGGCGACGGCGGCCTTATCGTCGAAACCGGAGAGGTCTACCACCTCGAGCCGGAAATCGGCGCGGCTCCAGACCTGTTGACGCAAGCCCGCACCGGTCATCAGGAAGCCGGTGCGCAGGATCTCGTGGCGCGCGACCAGTTCGCCGAGCACCTGTTCGATGCTCGCGGCGTCGAGCGGCCCCGACAATTGCAGCCGGAACGCGATATTGAGCGCGGTGGCCCGCGGCGATGCCTTCTGCTCATGCCAGAAGCGGTTCTGGCAGGCGGTTGCCGGGAACAGCGCGTAACCGGCTTCGACCTCGTGAGCCGGCGCGATATCCAACGCTATCGAGTTCATCGCTCAGAGTCCCCCTGCATTCCTGCGCTTGAAGTTGAGGATCGACGGCCGCGCCACCGCAGGTATTTCGATCGGCGTCTCCGTCTGCGTGCCGTCGAGGCTCGCCGCCAGTTCGGCGATCGTCACGTTCTTCATCAGCTGACGCGCATCGACGCCAAGACCGCGCTCGTTCATGCGCGCGACGATGCGGAACAGCTGCAGGCTGTCCGCGCCGAGGCTGAAGAACTGCTGGTCGGTGCCGACATGCTGCAGGCCGAGCACGTCGCCCCAGATCGCCGCGAGCGTGGCCTCGGTCGGCGTCATGGCCGCGGGTTGGATCGGCGCGGCTGCCGTGACGGGTTCGGCCGGCACCGTGATTTGCGGAACCGCCTTAAGCGCGGCTTGCGGCTGGCGCACCGGCGCGGCCACCATCTCCGCGGTCGGCACGGGCAGCGCCTTGCGGTCGAGCTTGCCGTTGCCGGTTTGCGGCAGCGCGTCGAGCGTCATCCACAGCGAGGGCACCATGTAGGCCGGCAACTGCGCGGCGATATGTGTGGCGACCGCTTGCTGATCGGTCTGGCCCGAGGCGGCTTCGACGATATAGCCCGTGAGGCGCGGACTGCCGCTTACGGTATGCAGCGCGACAGCGGCTGCCGCGACGCCGGGCGCCTTACGCAAGGCGGCCTCGATATCCTCGATCTCGATGCGGAAGCCGCGCAGTTTGATCTGCTGGTCGCGACGGCCGAGGTGTTGCAGCGAGCCATCGGCAAGCCGTTTCGCAAGGTCGCCCGTGCGATAGAGACGGCAGGGCGCGGCGCCTTCGATCGCCACCTGTCTGAACGCCGCGTCCGTGAGGTCGGGCCGGTTGAAATAGCCCGTCGCGAGGCCTTCGCCGCCGATCCACAGTTCGCCGCTCATGCCTTGCGGCGCGAGACGCAGGTCGTCGGTCAGCACATGCAGTTGCGTGTTGGCGAGCGGAGCGCCGATGACGACCGGCCCGTTCGCATCGACGCGCGACGCGGAAGACCAGATCGTCGTTTCAGTCGGACCGTAGAGGTTCCATACTTCGGCGCCGGTCGCGAGCAGCGCGTCGGCGAGATCGCGCGGCAAGCCTTCACCGCCGCACAGGATCCTGAAGCCGCGCGGCGCCTTGAAGCCGGCCTCGAGCAGCATGCGCCACAGCGACGGCGTTGCTTGCAGCACGGTGGCGGACTGTTCCTTCAACCGCGTGACGAGCT from Paraburkholderia edwinii includes the following:
- a CDS encoding condensation domain-containing protein translates to MNSIALDIAPAHEVEAGYALFPATACQNRFWHEQKASPRATALNIAFRLQLSGPLDAASIEQVLGELVARHEILRTGFLMTGAGLRQQVWSRADFRLEVVDLSGFDDKAAVAEAERVGVQQARTPFELSSSSFFRAVWLPRSRTQGELQLTFHSLVMDGWSFAIVVRELVEGLAALYAGHDFDYPDVELHHGDYALWKQEFLGSGALDRARAHWRQELQGFTRFDVPGDRPRPQERRFQGIIRSILLPNTLSEHLIAAAKAQGVTLFSVAASGLAMALQTAAGQSKVAISTQMSVRDQQELEGVVGPLINTVILRLDVAPGSPIASVIAQCGAKLSDAIEHLHVPFEEMIEIAGEPADNNSPPLCSVNFALQQSFVGVGDEVRRQDFAATTSPSFNAGALYDLNFFMVRRPDGWRISCEGDTDLYDIETIDRHLARWREMLETVEIVEAPRQAPTPAKAAAKTAANAAAKFAGGVGPSGFMTQAQLDAKARNIVQFNENAPGTPIIALNNTAVFYELARQIGDERPVIDIPMVPEGPPREFPQRAYEDIAADAVRLIRLARPTGPYILMGHCVLGALAVEAAHQLRREGETVELVILNDSWCPGYREDMPWYDRLLRKIRVRAYDIPRDFRAARRRETSMVVFLKQFRTVRWFHLIALGHKLGLFKNDGPNNELAENLWYIGHLRMQQMRYRAAPYDGHVQIFRSGQALKGRLFAHDLGWHQVVTGKLVVTEIPGMHDQMFRANGAALIGRQLRERLAAIEGKLVESGPTEEDASAAVLSRAEA